The Opitutales bacterium ASA1 genome window below encodes:
- a CDS encoding ABC transporter permease — protein MKLSVILQIAVAALRRRPMRTLLTMLGVIIGVGAVVAMIGIGNGARSQMEQQVASLGRNVVMVMAGSSQRGGVFGGLGGAGTLTVEDAEAILREVDGVAAVSPEARGSVQVAYGNANWNTQLLGESETYPQIRDWQVASGSFYGEAEIASAARVAVLGRTVATKLFEDADPVGRSIRIGGAPYVVVGVMAAKGSNMMGQDQDDVVLVPYTTAMRRVLGQTHLRSISVSAAHPEWIETVSLEITQLLRQRHRIAVGRSDDFHVRTQQEIAEFATSTSQLMTALLGAIASVSLVVGGIGIMNIMLVSVTERTREIGTRIAVGARGRDIMLQFLVEAVMLSGLGGLLGIALGYGASWAVSFQLHWPTAIPGSAVALAFGTSAAIGVFFGFYPARQASRLDPIEALRFE, from the coding sequence ATGAAACTCTCCGTCATCCTCCAGATCGCCGTGGCCGCGCTCCGTCGCCGACCCATGCGGACGTTGCTCACCATGCTCGGCGTGATCATCGGCGTCGGGGCGGTCGTCGCCATGATCGGCATCGGCAACGGCGCGCGTTCGCAGATGGAACAACAAGTCGCGAGCCTCGGCCGCAACGTCGTGATGGTCATGGCCGGAAGCTCGCAGCGTGGCGGAGTGTTCGGCGGTCTCGGTGGTGCCGGCACGCTCACGGTGGAAGACGCGGAGGCGATCCTGCGCGAGGTCGACGGCGTCGCCGCAGTCTCGCCGGAAGCCCGCGGGAGCGTTCAGGTCGCCTACGGAAACGCCAACTGGAACACCCAACTGCTCGGCGAGAGCGAGACGTATCCACAAATCCGCGACTGGCAGGTCGCCTCGGGCTCGTTCTACGGCGAAGCCGAGATCGCCTCGGCCGCACGCGTGGCGGTGCTCGGCCGCACGGTGGCGACGAAGTTGTTCGAAGACGCCGATCCCGTCGGCCGTTCGATTCGCATCGGCGGCGCACCGTACGTCGTGGTCGGGGTGATGGCGGCGAAGGGTTCCAACATGATGGGGCAAGACCAAGACGACGTCGTGCTCGTGCCCTACACCACCGCCATGCGTCGTGTCCTCGGGCAGACACATCTGCGCTCCATCTCCGTCTCCGCCGCCCATCCGGAGTGGATCGAGACGGTTTCGCTCGAGATCACGCAACTGCTGCGCCAGCGCCACCGTATCGCCGTGGGTCGCAGCGACGATTTTCACGTCCGCACGCAGCAAGAGATCGCGGAGTTCGCCACGTCCACTTCGCAACTCATGACGGCGCTTCTCGGCGCGATCGCGAGCGTGTCGCTCGTGGTCGGAGGCATCGGGATCATGAACATCATGCTCGTGAGCGTGACGGAGCGTACCCGGGAAATCGGTACACGCATCGCCGTCGGCGCACGCGGGCGCGACATCATGCTGCAGTTTCTAGTCGAAGCCGTGATGCTCAGCGGACTCGGCGGGCTGCTCGGCATCGCCCTCGGCTACGGGGCTTCGTGGGCGGTTTCGTTTCAACTCCACTGGCCCACCGCGATTCCCGGATCGGCGGTCGCACTCGCGTTCGGCACGAGTGCGGCGATCGGCGTGTTCTTCGGCTTCTATCCAGCCCGGCAGGCGTCGCGTTTGGATCCGATCGAGGCGCTGCGTTTCGAGTAG
- a CDS encoding ABC transporter ATP-binding protein — MKTNYTRAAMHTVVDISDIHRTYHTGGSPVHAVRGVSLRIPRGDFVAVMGASGSGKSTLMNILGCLDRPDAGTYLLDGEDVSGLGRDERAAIRNEKLGFVFQGFNLLARTSARDNVELPLLYSRRSVSRREARARAEHALHTVGLADRADHFPNQLSGGQQQRVAIARALVTGPELILADEPTGNLDTRTSIEIMSLFQSLNDAGATIAMVTHELDIAAYTRRTVVMRDGRIVGDSPVATRLDAAVELARHADEERQAALSA; from the coding sequence TTGAAAACCAACTACACGCGCGCCGCCATGCACACCGTCGTCGACATCTCCGACATCCACCGCACCTACCACACCGGCGGCTCGCCGGTCCACGCCGTGCGCGGCGTCTCCTTGCGCATCCCGCGCGGTGACTTCGTCGCCGTCATGGGCGCGAGCGGCTCCGGCAAGTCGACGTTGATGAACATCCTCGGGTGTCTCGACCGACCTGACGCAGGCACGTACCTACTCGACGGCGAGGATGTTTCCGGTCTCGGCCGGGACGAGCGCGCCGCGATCCGCAACGAGAAACTCGGCTTCGTCTTCCAAGGCTTCAACCTCCTCGCCCGCACGTCCGCTCGCGACAACGTCGAACTGCCCCTGCTCTACTCCCGGCGTTCCGTCTCGCGACGCGAAGCCCGCGCCCGCGCGGAACACGCGTTGCACACCGTCGGTCTCGCCGATCGCGCGGACCATTTTCCGAATCAGCTCTCAGGTGGCCAACAGCAGCGCGTCGCCATCGCGCGCGCCCTCGTCACCGGTCCGGAGCTGATCCTCGCCGACGAACCGACGGGCAACCTCGATACTCGCACGAGCATCGAGATCATGAGTCTGTTCCAATCGCTCAACGACGCCGGTGCCACGATCGCGATGGTCACGCACGAACTCGACATCGCCGCCTACACGCGTCGCACCGTCGTCATGCGCGACGGACGCATCGTCGGAGACAGCCCCGTGGCGACTCGCCTCGACGCCGCCGTCGAACTCGCCCGCCACGCCGACGAAGAGCGGCAAGCGGCACTCTCCGCCTGA